One part of the Aestuariirhabdus litorea genome encodes these proteins:
- the rpoD gene encoding RNA polymerase sigma factor RpoD: MSASAQQQSRLKELISRGREQGYLTYAEVNDHLPEDISDPDQVEDIIRMINDMGIKVYETAPDADELLLSESETDEIAAEEAAAALAAVEQETGRTTDPVRMYMREMGTVELLTREGEIVIAKRIEEGTREVMAALAYYPGSVQSIIDEYDHIIAEEGRISDLISGYLDADDAIPPPATSVESEAPIADDNSDDSDDDDDDDDDSDTDNGPDPEETRLRFDELRKLLKKADAASEKHGRDSKQADKALQLLAERFMPIKLTPRHFDDLVFKVRNALDTIRRNERNVMQSCVRSARLPRKNFLAEFPGNETNLEWIDGLITKFNTHAQGLEENRQDIIRSQRRLCAIEEQIALTIAEIKEINRRMSIGEARARRAKKEMVEANLRLVISIAKKYTNRGLQFLDLIQEGNIGLMKAVDKFEYRRGYKFSTYATWWIRQAITRSIADQARTIRIPVHMIETINKLNRISRQMLQEMGREPTPEELGERMEMPEDKIRKVLKIAKEPISMETPIGDDEDSHLGDFIEDTTIHSPVDSATGEGLREATREVLAGLTAREAKVLRMRFGINMNTDHTLEEVGKQFDVTRERIRQIEAKALRKLRHPTRSDHLRSFLDE; encoded by the coding sequence ATGTCCGCAAGTGCACAACAGCAGTCTCGCTTGAAAGAGCTAATCTCACGGGGCCGAGAACAAGGCTACCTCACCTACGCAGAAGTAAACGATCACCTACCTGAAGATATCTCCGACCCGGATCAGGTAGAAGACATCATCCGCATGATCAATGACATGGGGATCAAGGTCTATGAGACGGCGCCAGACGCGGACGAACTGCTGCTGAGCGAGTCAGAGACCGACGAGATCGCCGCCGAAGAGGCCGCTGCCGCACTGGCTGCTGTAGAGCAGGAGACTGGCCGCACCACCGACCCGGTGCGCATGTACATGCGTGAGATGGGTACCGTGGAGCTGCTCACCCGCGAAGGCGAGATTGTCATCGCCAAGCGGATCGAAGAGGGCACCCGCGAAGTAATGGCCGCCCTGGCCTACTATCCCGGATCGGTTCAGTCGATCATCGATGAGTATGACCATATCATTGCGGAAGAGGGTCGCATCAGCGACCTCATCAGCGGTTACCTCGACGCCGATGACGCCATCCCTCCCCCCGCCACCAGCGTTGAAAGCGAAGCCCCCATCGCCGATGACAACTCCGATGACAGCGATGACGATGATGACGACGATGACGACAGCGATACCGACAACGGTCCAGACCCGGAAGAAACTCGCCTGCGCTTTGATGAGCTGCGCAAGCTGCTGAAGAAAGCTGACGCGGCTTCCGAGAAGCACGGCCGCGACAGCAAGCAGGCCGATAAGGCATTGCAACTGCTGGCCGAAAGGTTCATGCCCATCAAGCTGACGCCGCGTCACTTCGACGACCTGGTCTTCAAGGTACGCAACGCGCTGGATACCATCCGTCGCAACGAGCGCAACGTGATGCAGTCCTGCGTACGCTCCGCTCGCCTGCCGCGTAAAAACTTCCTGGCCGAATTCCCGGGTAACGAAACTAACCTCGAGTGGATCGACGGCCTGATCACCAAGTTTAATACCCACGCCCAGGGGCTGGAGGAGAACCGCCAGGACATCATCCGCAGCCAGCGCAGGCTGTGCGCTATTGAGGAGCAGATTGCCCTCACCATCGCCGAGATCAAGGAGATCAACCGGCGCATGTCGATCGGCGAAGCACGCGCTCGTCGCGCCAAGAAAGAGATGGTGGAGGCCAACCTGCGCCTGGTGATCTCCATTGCCAAGAAATACACCAACCGGGGCCTGCAGTTCCTCGACCTGATCCAGGAAGGCAATATCGGCCTGATGAAAGCGGTCGACAAGTTCGAATACCGTCGCGGCTACAAGTTCTCCACCTATGCCACCTGGTGGATTCGCCAGGCAATCACCCGCTCGATCGCCGACCAGGCGCGCACCATTCGTATTCCGGTGCACATGATCGAGACCATCAACAAGCTCAACCGCATCTCTCGCCAGATGTTGCAGGAGATGGGCCGCGAACCCACTCCCGAGGAGCTGGGTGAGCGCATGGAGATGCCCGAAGACAAGATTCGCAAGGTCCTCAAGATTGCCAAAGAACCGATCTCCATGGAGACCCCCATTGGTGATGATGAAGACTCACATCTTGGCGACTTTATTGAAGACACCACCATTCACTCACCGGTGGATTCCGCGACCGGCGAAGGCCTGCGCGAAGCCACCCGTGAGGTGCTGGCAGGACTGACCGCACGCGAAGCCAAGGTGCTGCGCATGCGTTTCGGCATCAACATGAACACCGACCACACCCTGGAAGAGGTGGGTAAGCAGTTTGACGTAACCCGTGAGCGTATCCGTCAGATCGAAGCCAAGGCGCTGCGTAAGCTCCGCCATCCGACCCGATCCGACCACCTGCGCAGCTTCCTCGACGAGTAA
- a CDS encoding DMT family transporter gives MKLLLAYIGVVLIWSTTPLGIKWSVESAYFVDALFGRMALAALFSWLLLRLRGGRLCWRGTALRSYLAASLGIWGCMLMVYWSAQTLPSGVMSVLFGLSPLMTGVIATLVLGERAFTPLRLLSLLLALAGLVVVFSGDLAVGEGQWPALLVNLTAVALFCVSAVWVKRVDAAVGPQQQATGSLLVSIPVFVLFWGLLSPAEPVMPGTRSLLAIAYLALFGSVIGFVLYFYILRNMTASQVSLIPMMTPCMALFLGYLLNDEALATTTLVGAAMIVSALGLYFGEGMVPRASGALTKFRQRALERR, from the coding sequence GTGAAACTGTTATTGGCCTACATCGGGGTGGTATTGATCTGGTCCACCACCCCCCTGGGGATCAAGTGGAGCGTCGAAAGCGCCTACTTCGTTGACGCCCTGTTTGGGCGCATGGCTCTGGCGGCACTCTTCTCCTGGCTGTTGTTACGGCTTCGGGGTGGACGTCTGTGCTGGCGAGGAACGGCGCTGCGCAGCTACCTGGCGGCCAGCCTGGGGATCTGGGGCTGCATGCTGATGGTCTACTGGTCGGCGCAGACCCTGCCCTCGGGGGTAATGTCGGTGCTGTTCGGGCTCTCCCCCTTGATGACCGGAGTGATCGCGACCCTGGTGCTGGGGGAGCGTGCCTTTACCCCGCTGCGTCTGTTGAGCCTGTTGCTGGCCCTCGCCGGCCTGGTGGTGGTGTTTTCCGGCGACCTGGCGGTGGGAGAGGGGCAGTGGCCTGCGCTGCTGGTAAATCTGACGGCGGTGGCGCTGTTCTGCGTCAGCGCGGTCTGGGTCAAGCGGGTGGACGCGGCGGTGGGTCCGCAGCAGCAGGCCACCGGCTCGCTGCTGGTGTCGATACCTGTGTTTGTGCTCTTCTGGGGCCTGCTGAGCCCGGCGGAGCCGGTGATGCCCGGGACCCGTTCATTGCTGGCCATCGCCTACCTGGCACTGTTCGGCTCGGTGATCGGCTTTGTGCTCTATTTCTATATCCTGCGCAATATGACGGCCAGCCAGGTCTCTTTGATCCCCATGATGACCCCCTGTATGGCGCTTTTCCTGGGCTATCTACTGAACGATGAGGCGCTTGCCACCACCACCCTGGTGGGGGCCGCGATGATTGTCTCGGCCCTGGGGCTCTACTTTGGCGAGGGGATGGTACCCCGCGCCAGCGGGGCTTTAACGAAATTCCGGCAACGGGCACTGGAGCGTCGTTAA
- the tsaD gene encoding tRNA (adenosine(37)-N6)-threonylcarbamoyltransferase complex transferase subunit TsaD — translation MKVLGIETSCDETGIALYDSDHGLLADALFSQTEMHAEYGGVVPELASRDHVQRVLPLIQQVLAQAGLERSAIDAIAYTAGPGLIGALMVGSCTAQALAYSWGIPALGVHHMEGHLLAPMLEENPPAFPFVALLVSGGHTQLVEVDGIGCYRLLGESLDDAAGEAFDKAAKMMGLDYPGGPRIAALAQQGQGGRFKFPRPMTDRPGLDFSFSGLKTFTLNTVAEHSRDGQCDPQTRADICRAFEEAVVDTLVIKCRRALQQTGLKRLVIAGGVSANRRLREGLDAMARKLGGELFYARPEFCTDNGAMIAYAGCQRLLAGERETLGSKPRPRWPMETLSPLPKADTGGDLRG, via the coding sequence ATGAAGGTTCTGGGGATTGAAACCTCCTGTGACGAGACGGGGATTGCGCTGTACGACAGCGACCACGGCCTTTTGGCCGACGCCCTGTTCAGCCAGACCGAGATGCATGCGGAGTACGGCGGGGTGGTCCCCGAGTTGGCCTCCCGCGACCATGTGCAGCGGGTATTGCCACTGATCCAGCAGGTGTTGGCGCAGGCCGGGCTGGAACGCAGCGCCATCGATGCCATCGCCTATACCGCCGGACCGGGGCTGATCGGTGCGCTGATGGTGGGCAGTTGCACTGCGCAGGCACTGGCTTACAGCTGGGGGATCCCTGCGCTGGGGGTGCATCATATGGAAGGGCATCTGCTGGCCCCCATGCTGGAGGAGAATCCGCCTGCGTTTCCCTTTGTCGCGCTGCTGGTCTCCGGTGGCCATACCCAACTGGTGGAGGTGGACGGTATCGGCTGCTATCGCCTGCTGGGGGAATCCCTCGACGACGCGGCCGGTGAAGCCTTCGATAAGGCTGCCAAGATGATGGGGCTTGATTACCCGGGGGGCCCCCGTATTGCCGCCCTGGCCCAACAGGGGCAGGGCGGTCGCTTCAAGTTTCCGCGGCCGATGACCGATCGTCCCGGGCTTGACTTCAGCTTCAGCGGTCTTAAAACCTTTACCCTTAATACGGTCGCCGAGCACAGCCGCGATGGCCAGTGTGACCCCCAGACCCGGGCCGATATCTGCCGTGCCTTCGAGGAGGCTGTGGTGGATACCCTGGTGATCAAGTGCCGGCGGGCGCTTCAACAGACCGGGCTCAAGCGGTTGGTGATCGCCGGTGGCGTCAGCGCCAACCGGCGCTTGCGGGAGGGGCTCGACGCCATGGCGCGCAAGTTGGGTGGCGAGCTGTTCTACGCCCGCCCCGAATTTTGCACCGACAATGGTGCCATGATCGCCTATGCCGGCTGCCAGCGCCTGCTGGCCGGGGAGCGCGAAACACTGGGCAGTAAGCCGCGCCCCCGCTGGCCGATGGAGACCCTGTCGCCACTGCCGAAAGCCGATACAGGAGGCGATTTGCGTGGATAG
- a CDS encoding GatB/YqeY domain-containing protein, with protein sequence MSSTKQRLNEAMKEAMRAKDKARLGVVRMALAEFKRIEVDERIEVDEARSLAILDKMVKQRRDACSQYQDAGRDELAEQEAYEVTVLQEFLPAQLSQEEIQALIDDTIRATGAQSMQDMGKVMGALKAQLQGRADMGDVSKMIKATLA encoded by the coding sequence ATGAGCAGCACCAAGCAACGCCTCAACGAGGCGATGAAAGAGGCCATGCGAGCCAAAGATAAGGCTCGCCTGGGCGTGGTGCGCATGGCCCTCGCCGAATTCAAGCGTATCGAAGTGGATGAACGCATTGAGGTCGACGAGGCTCGCTCATTGGCAATTCTCGACAAAATGGTCAAGCAGCGCCGCGATGCCTGCTCTCAGTACCAGGACGCCGGACGAGACGAACTTGCAGAACAGGAAGCTTACGAGGTGACTGTTCTGCAAGAGTTCCTCCCCGCTCAGCTGAGCCAGGAAGAGATCCAGGCCCTGATTGACGACACCATTCGCGCCACCGGCGCCCAGTCCATGCAGGATATGGGCAAGGTCATGGGTGCACTCAAGGCCCAGCTGCAGGGTCGCGCCGATATGGGCGACGTCAGCAAGATGATCAAGGCCACCCTCGCCTGA
- a CDS encoding 2-amino-4-hydroxy-6-hydroxymethyldihydropteridine diphosphokinase, whose product MSERFGYLIGVGSNLSPRDNCEQVVGAVLACFGRLSLSSAVHTEPVGVSTPNAFINLMLYIETDWPAERLKDWTNALEERLGRDRSHPERKMIDRPADLDTLQQLVPGQALQPELIRESYYRDIVRELAAHLEGAAPRPTALPVCRLRLMDGSEVGDGAATIHLDRATGRIGIVQ is encoded by the coding sequence TTGAGTGAGCGTTTCGGTTACCTGATCGGGGTGGGCAGCAATCTCTCCCCGCGCGACAACTGCGAGCAGGTGGTGGGGGCGGTGCTGGCCTGCTTCGGGCGTTTGAGCCTCAGCAGCGCGGTCCATACCGAGCCGGTGGGGGTCAGTACCCCCAACGCCTTCATCAACCTGATGCTCTACATCGAGACCGACTGGCCCGCCGAGCGGCTCAAGGACTGGACCAACGCGCTGGAGGAGCGGCTGGGACGTGACCGCAGCCACCCCGAGCGCAAAATGATTGACCGACCGGCGGACCTGGACACCCTGCAGCAGCTGGTCCCCGGGCAGGCGCTGCAGCCGGAGCTGATCCGCGAGTCCTACTACCGCGACATTGTGCGGGAGCTGGCGGCGCACCTTGAGGGGGCGGCGCCCCGTCCCACTGCGCTGCCTGTCTGCCGCCTGCGGCTGATGGATGGCTCAGAGGTGGGCGATGGAGCGGCCACCATCCACCTTGATCGTGCTACCGGTCGTATAGGGATTGTCCAGTAG
- a CDS encoding symmetrical bis(5'-nucleosyl)-tetraphosphatase, with product MSTYAIGDIQGCFDQLEDLLALVEFDPDEDRLWIAGDLVNRGPQSLETLRFLKGLGDRCIAVLGNHDLHLLAVANEVMRDRRQDTLTAILEAPDRDELLHWLRHLPLIHHCPRLNYTLVHAGIPPIWSLKAALNRAAEVESVLRSDNYRKLLGNMYGDEPACWHKNLKGWARLRVIINYLTRMRFCRADGTLNLDQKNGPDDPPKGFLPWYSHPRRKSDDQRILFGHWAALEGKACHPNVFALDTGCVWGGQLTAMELESGRLTTLQCPLPEFR from the coding sequence ATGTCCACCTATGCAATAGGCGATATCCAGGGCTGCTTTGACCAGCTGGAGGATCTGCTGGCCCTGGTCGAGTTCGACCCCGACGAGGACCGCCTGTGGATCGCCGGCGACCTGGTCAACCGGGGACCCCAGTCCCTAGAGACCCTGCGTTTTCTCAAGGGGCTGGGGGATCGTTGCATAGCGGTGTTGGGCAACCACGACCTGCACCTGCTGGCGGTCGCCAACGAGGTGATGCGGGATCGACGCCAGGATACCCTGACCGCCATACTGGAGGCCCCGGACCGCGATGAGCTGCTGCACTGGCTGCGCCACCTGCCCCTCATCCACCATTGCCCGCGGCTCAACTACACCCTGGTGCATGCGGGCATCCCACCGATCTGGTCCCTCAAGGCGGCGCTCAACCGGGCAGCCGAGGTGGAGTCAGTACTGCGCAGCGACAACTACCGCAAACTGCTGGGTAATATGTACGGTGACGAGCCGGCCTGCTGGCACAAGAACCTCAAGGGCTGGGCGCGCCTGCGCGTGATCATCAACTACCTGACCCGCATGCGCTTCTGCCGCGCCGATGGCACCCTCAACCTGGACCAGAAAAACGGACCGGATGATCCCCCCAAGGGGTTCCTGCCCTGGTACAGCCACCCCCGGCGCAAGAGCGACGACCAGCGCATCCTGTTCGGCCACTGGGCGGCCCTGGAAGGCAAGGCGTGCCACCCCAATGTGTTTGCCCTCGACACGGGCTGCGTGTGGGGCGGACAACTGACCGCCATGGAACTGGAAAGCGGACGCTTAACGACGCTCCAGTGCCCGTTGCCGGAATTTCGTTAA
- the rpsU gene encoding 30S ribosomal protein S21, protein MPAVKVKENEPFDIALRRFKRSCEKAGVLAEVRGREHYEKPTTVRKRAKAAAIKRHAKKASRDQRRQTRLY, encoded by the coding sequence ATGCCTGCGGTAAAAGTTAAAGAAAACGAGCCTTTTGACATTGCCCTGCGTCGGTTCAAGCGCTCCTGCGAGAAGGCCGGGGTTCTGGCTGAAGTTCGTGGCCGTGAGCACTACGAGAAGCCCACTACCGTGCGTAAGCGTGCCAAAGCAGCCGCTATCAAGCGTCACGCCAAGAAGGCTTCCCGTGATCAGCGTCGTCAGACTCGCCTCTACTAA
- the dnaG gene encoding DNA primase, translated as MAGLIPQPFIDDLLARTDIVDVVSARLKLKKSGKNHSALCPFHQEKSPSFSVNADKQFYYCFGCGAAGNAIGFVMEFDRLDFPEAVEELANKLGLEVPRDTSSGNSPEQKQRFTRIFDLLESASQYFQQQLREHEARPRAVNYLKQRKLSGAIARQFGIGYAPPGWDNLLQALKTPEQGEAELLEVGLLVENEEKGTRYDRFRDRIIFPIRDPRGRTIGFGGRVLGDDKPKYLNSPETPVFHKGQELYGLYEARQANRQLQQLLVVEGYMDVVALAQHGIHNAVATLGTATTADHIQRLFKLVPEIIFCFDGDAAGRKAAWRALESCLSLMDDGRQCRFLFLPEGEDPDSLVQKEGANGLRARIQDQALPLDRFLFEHLSQDLDLDSPAGSAQLTKLAIPLLQQLPVGTFRSLMQRRLANLTGLEAQELRERIDEAPVTTTAEARPAQRPPQSETPAHFSRAPFNNQPRQRHEVSLGILKPTQQALFLLLRYPQIVHKTPAIDALELSQDAAIHTLLRVIKSLQSHPQPSLGALLGELYATELLEEVLAPAHRNPELPTEDPATLYAEIMRRIDAQARQNHNHQRMNKLVSDNQGALTSDEKQTLKELIRAKRESLN; from the coding sequence ATGGCCGGCTTGATTCCACAACCCTTTATTGACGACCTGTTGGCGCGGACCGACATTGTCGATGTGGTCAGCGCCCGCCTGAAACTGAAAAAGTCCGGCAAGAACCATTCGGCCCTGTGCCCCTTCCACCAGGAAAAATCCCCCTCGTTCAGCGTCAATGCCGATAAGCAGTTCTACTACTGTTTTGGTTGTGGCGCCGCCGGCAATGCCATCGGCTTCGTGATGGAGTTTGACCGCCTGGATTTTCCCGAAGCGGTCGAAGAACTGGCCAACAAGCTGGGACTCGAGGTTCCCCGCGACACCAGCAGTGGAAACAGCCCCGAACAGAAGCAGCGTTTTACCCGCATCTTCGACCTGCTTGAAAGCGCCAGCCAATACTTCCAGCAACAGCTGCGCGAGCACGAAGCGCGCCCCCGCGCCGTCAACTACCTCAAACAGCGCAAACTGTCGGGGGCCATCGCCCGCCAGTTCGGCATTGGCTACGCTCCGCCGGGCTGGGACAACCTGCTGCAGGCCCTCAAAACCCCCGAACAGGGCGAAGCCGAGTTATTAGAGGTGGGTCTACTGGTGGAAAACGAGGAGAAGGGTACGCGCTACGACCGTTTTCGCGACCGTATCATCTTCCCGATCCGCGATCCCCGTGGGCGCACCATCGGCTTTGGTGGCCGAGTGCTGGGGGACGACAAGCCCAAATACCTCAACTCACCGGAAACTCCGGTCTTTCATAAGGGACAGGAGCTCTACGGACTCTACGAAGCGCGCCAGGCCAACCGCCAACTGCAACAGCTGCTGGTGGTCGAGGGCTACATGGATGTGGTGGCCCTGGCACAACACGGCATCCACAACGCCGTGGCCACTCTGGGTACCGCCACTACCGCCGACCATATCCAGCGTCTCTTCAAACTGGTACCCGAGATCATTTTCTGCTTCGACGGCGACGCCGCCGGGCGCAAGGCCGCCTGGCGAGCCCTGGAGTCCTGCCTGTCGCTAATGGACGACGGTCGCCAGTGCCGCTTCCTCTTCCTGCCCGAGGGGGAAGACCCCGACAGCCTGGTGCAGAAAGAGGGGGCCAACGGCCTGCGCGCCCGCATCCAGGATCAGGCCCTGCCACTGGACCGTTTCCTGTTTGAGCACCTCAGCCAGGATCTCGACCTCGACAGCCCCGCTGGCAGCGCCCAACTGACCAAACTGGCGATTCCGCTGCTGCAGCAGCTGCCCGTGGGCACCTTCCGCAGCCTGATGCAACGCCGGCTCGCCAACCTCACCGGGCTCGAAGCCCAGGAGCTGCGCGAGCGCATTGACGAGGCACCCGTCACCACAACTGCCGAAGCGCGCCCTGCGCAACGCCCCCCCCAGAGTGAAACGCCCGCCCACTTCAGCCGGGCCCCGTTCAACAACCAGCCCCGGCAGCGCCACGAGGTTAGCCTCGGCATCCTCAAGCCCACCCAGCAGGCGCTCTTTTTGCTGCTTCGCTACCCGCAGATTGTGCACAAGACACCGGCCATCGATGCACTGGAGCTCAGCCAGGACGCAGCCATCCACACCCTGCTACGGGTGATCAAGTCCCTGCAGTCCCATCCACAGCCCTCGCTGGGAGCGCTACTGGGGGAGCTCTACGCCACCGAGCTGCTGGAAGAGGTGCTGGCGCCCGCCCACCGCAACCCCGAACTGCCCACAGAGGACCCGGCCACCCTCTACGCGGAGATCATGCGCCGAATCGATGCCCAGGCGCGCCAGAACCATAACCACCAGCGCATGAACAAGTTGGTGAGCGACAACCAGGGGGCACTGACCAGCGACGAGAAACAGACCCTCAAAGAACTGATCAGGGCCAAGCGGGAAAGCCTTAACTGA
- a CDS encoding multifunctional CCA tRNA nucleotidyl transferase/2'3'-cyclic phosphodiesterase/2'nucleotidase/phosphatase: protein MKTYLVGGAVRDAMLGLGVKDRDWVVVGADARQMEAEGFKAVGRDFPVFLHPKTREEYALARTERKSGHGYTGFEFHAAPDVTLEEDLLRRDLTINAMAMDESGQLIDPYQGARDLENRCLRHVSAAFAEDPLRVLRVARFCARYHHLGFHIAEETQALMGAMVESGELAHLVPERVWQETLSALGEPDADHYFKVLSDCGALGVLMPEIEVALERLQQLPLRALRLAQEQALPSLHRFALVSLQSLAATEEDCTALQRLAERLRVPQEFRELALMFNRHLPELHQPASQAESLWQLLEQLDGLRRPQRLQQLLECARLLGELLQCSSLPTSVLGLLEQARSIDARALMQQGIQGAALGEALRQRRIELARQWIEQQPRQGASHG, encoded by the coding sequence ATGAAAACCTATTTGGTGGGAGGTGCTGTGCGAGACGCCATGCTGGGCCTGGGGGTCAAAGACCGTGACTGGGTCGTGGTGGGAGCCGATGCCCGGCAGATGGAGGCGGAGGGCTTCAAGGCGGTCGGCCGCGATTTCCCGGTTTTCCTGCACCCCAAAACCCGTGAGGAGTATGCCCTGGCCCGCACCGAGCGCAAGAGTGGTCATGGCTACACCGGTTTCGAGTTTCATGCCGCTCCCGACGTCACCCTGGAGGAGGACCTGCTGCGCCGGGACCTTACCATCAACGCCATGGCGATGGACGAGTCGGGCCAGTTGATCGATCCCTACCAGGGTGCCCGCGACCTTGAAAACCGTTGCCTGCGTCACGTCTCGGCGGCCTTTGCCGAGGACCCGCTGCGGGTCTTACGGGTCGCCCGCTTCTGCGCCCGCTACCACCACCTGGGCTTTCACATTGCCGAAGAGACCCAGGCTCTGATGGGCGCCATGGTCGAGTCGGGAGAGCTGGCACACCTGGTGCCTGAGCGCGTCTGGCAGGAGACCCTGTCGGCGCTTGGCGAACCCGACGCCGATCACTACTTTAAGGTTCTCAGCGACTGCGGCGCCCTGGGGGTCCTGATGCCGGAGATCGAGGTGGCGCTTGAGCGCCTGCAGCAGCTGCCCCTGCGTGCCCTGCGACTGGCCCAGGAGCAGGCACTGCCCTCCCTGCACCGTTTTGCCCTGGTCTCGCTGCAAAGCCTGGCGGCGACGGAGGAGGATTGCACCGCCCTGCAACGTTTGGCCGAGCGGCTGCGGGTACCACAAGAGTTTCGCGAGCTGGCGCTGATGTTTAACCGCCACCTGCCCGAGCTGCACCAGCCTGCCTCTCAAGCCGAGTCTTTATGGCAGCTGCTGGAGCAGCTCGACGGCCTGCGTCGGCCGCAGCGCCTGCAGCAACTGCTGGAGTGTGCCCGGCTACTGGGCGAGCTGCTCCAGTGCAGCAGTTTGCCGACCAGTGTCCTGGGGCTGCTCGAGCAGGCGCGGTCGATCGATGCCCGTGCCCTCATGCAGCAGGGGATACAGGGAGCAGCCCTCGGTGAGGCGCTCAGGCAGCGCCGTATAGAGCTGGCCCGCCAATGGATCGAACAACAACCCCGTCAAGGAGCCAGCCATGGATGA
- the folB gene encoding dihydroneopterin aldolase, producing MDRVRIEELAVEVVIGVYDWEREQTQPLLLDLWLETDFSAAFASDALEDALNYADIAERVRAFCEASRYQLLETLAGAVLRLLLEQYNASRAGVRIRKPRAIAPAMAVIECERGRDFLE from the coding sequence GTGGATAGGGTTCGCATTGAAGAGCTGGCCGTGGAGGTGGTGATCGGGGTCTACGACTGGGAACGGGAGCAGACCCAGCCGCTGCTGCTGGACTTGTGGCTTGAGACCGATTTCAGCGCCGCCTTCGCCTCCGATGCCCTCGAGGATGCCCTTAACTACGCCGATATTGCCGAGCGGGTGCGCGCTTTCTGCGAGGCCAGCCGTTACCAGCTGCTGGAGACCCTGGCGGGGGCTGTCCTGCGCCTGTTACTGGAACAGTACAACGCCTCCCGGGCTGGGGTGCGAATTCGCAAGCCGCGGGCGATCGCTCCGGCGATGGCGGTGATTGAGTGTGAGCGGGGGCGGGATTTCCTTGAGTGA
- a CDS encoding SDR family NAD(P)-dependent oxidoreductase, producing the protein MDEVVIITGAGTRVGLHCALRLKQQGYRVLAHYHSERPELEQLQHQGIPCLQADLACPEGIEQLAEELRQRCHSVRALVHNASAFETTPDDPAEASALFERFYRIHMLAPYRLNRALAEALNRSQALHSDIVHITDIFADNPNPAFDIYCASKAGLANLSLSFAKQLAPKVKVNAIAPGPIRFKEWHSEAVKQQIIGQTLLRSEGGEEAIYLALQALLDNPYTTGSTIKVDGGRSIAHL; encoded by the coding sequence ATGGATGAGGTGGTGATCATCACCGGCGCCGGCACCCGCGTCGGCCTCCATTGCGCCCTGCGCCTCAAGCAGCAGGGCTACAGGGTACTGGCCCACTACCACAGCGAGCGCCCGGAGCTTGAGCAGCTGCAGCACCAGGGCATCCCCTGCCTGCAGGCAGACCTCGCATGCCCCGAGGGGATCGAGCAACTCGCCGAGGAGCTGCGCCAGCGCTGCCACTCGGTGCGCGCCCTGGTTCACAACGCCTCGGCCTTCGAAACCACCCCAGACGATCCGGCCGAGGCGAGCGCCCTGTTCGAACGCTTCTACAGGATCCATATGCTGGCCCCCTACCGGCTCAACCGGGCACTGGCCGAGGCGTTGAACCGCAGCCAGGCCCTCCACAGCGATATCGTTCACATCACCGACATCTTTGCCGACAATCCCAACCCGGCCTTCGATATCTACTGCGCCAGCAAAGCGGGGCTGGCCAACCTCAGCCTCTCCTTCGCCAAACAGCTGGCTCCCAAGGTCAAGGTGAACGCTATCGCGCCGGGTCCCATCCGCTTCAAGGAGTGGCACAGCGAGGCGGTGAAGCAACAGATCATCGGCCAGACCCTGCTCAGGAGCGAGGGCGGCGAAGAGGCGATCTACCTGGCACTGCAGGCGCTACTGGACAATCCCTATACGACCGGTAGCACGATCAAGGTGGATGGTGGCCGCTCCATCGCCCACCTCTGA